One genomic window of Acidobacteriota bacterium includes the following:
- a CDS encoding 16S rRNA (uracil(1498)-N(3))-methyltransferase: MTPRFYAPALRSESGAVELPAEEAEHLTRVLRLGVGATVRVFDGRGLECQARVVHATRRDVRLEVGARVDAAAEPRVRVTLAQAVVKGDKMDGIIRDAVMLGVAAIHPLLTARTDVPESAFATGTRVERWRRIVISSVKQCGRAVVPDLAAPESLEACLRRGHDGLRLMLVEPGILAEVTTGEELRGLSPTDSAQVFVGPEGGWTPAEVSMAQEAGCRLVTLGKRTLRADATPLIALGVLQYLWGDL; encoded by the coding sequence ATGACGCCACGCTTCTACGCACCCGCGCTTCGGTCCGAGAGCGGCGCCGTCGAGCTTCCAGCCGAGGAAGCCGAACACCTCACGCGCGTGCTCCGTCTCGGCGTGGGCGCGACCGTGCGTGTGTTCGACGGCCGGGGACTCGAGTGTCAGGCGCGGGTCGTGCACGCCACCCGCCGCGACGTACGACTCGAGGTCGGCGCCCGGGTGGATGCCGCTGCGGAACCACGCGTGCGTGTGACGCTTGCGCAGGCCGTCGTCAAGGGCGACAAGATGGACGGCATCATCAGGGACGCCGTCATGCTGGGCGTGGCGGCCATCCACCCATTACTGACGGCGCGAACCGATGTGCCGGAATCGGCGTTCGCAACCGGCACACGCGTCGAGCGCTGGCGGCGCATCGTCATCTCGTCAGTCAAGCAGTGCGGGCGTGCGGTCGTACCGGATCTGGCGGCACCCGAGAGCCTGGAGGCGTGCCTGCGGCGGGGCCACGACGGGCTGCGCCTGATGTTGGTGGAGCCGGGAATCTTGGCCGAGGTGACGACGGGGGAGGAGCTGCGCGGCCTGAGCCCGACGGATTCGGCGCAAGTGTTCGTCGGGCCTGAGGGCGGCTGGACGCCCGCGGAGGTGTCGATGGCACAGGAGGCGGGCTGCCGTCTGGTCACGCTGGGCAAGCGAACTCTCAGGGCCGATGCGACGCCCCTCATCGCGCTTGGCGTGCTGCAGTATCTGTGGGGCGATTTGTAG
- a CDS encoding DUF4386 domain-containing protein — translation MTRRTNARIAGVTFLVYIAATITSMVLFSRATSGEGVAAQLAGIAQHATDVRLTIVLGLLGNFCALVLAVTLYAITREQDPDLAMLALACRVAEGIAGMDVSKTLGLLWLATATDATALDAGAASALGAFFLKMEASFTASAAFFALGSTLFSWLLLRGRMIPVALAWLGVLASILPVVCFPLQLAGLLGGPVTSFMWYPIMLFEVALALWLIIKGVAAPAPRQPA, via the coding sequence ATGACTCGCAGGACGAACGCAAGAATCGCCGGAGTCACGTTCCTGGTTTACATCGCGGCCACCATCACGAGCATGGTCCTGTTCTCCCGGGCGACCAGCGGAGAAGGGGTTGCCGCGCAACTCGCAGGCATCGCCCAGCATGCGACAGACGTGCGTCTCACCATCGTGCTCGGCCTACTTGGGAACTTCTGCGCCCTGGTGCTCGCCGTGACACTTTACGCGATAACGCGAGAGCAGGATCCCGATCTGGCAATGCTGGCCCTGGCCTGTCGCGTCGCCGAAGGCATCGCCGGCATGGACGTGTCGAAGACGCTCGGCCTTCTCTGGCTCGCGACGGCAACCGACGCTACCGCACTTGACGCGGGGGCAGCATCCGCGCTCGGCGCATTCTTCCTGAAGATGGAAGCGTCGTTTACCGCAAGCGCAGCCTTCTTCGCCCTGGGGAGCACGCTCTTCTCGTGGCTCCTCCTCCGCGGTCGCATGATCCCGGTCGCACTGGCCTGGCTCGGCGTGCTTGCGTCGATCCTGCCCGTCGTGTGCTTTCCTCTGCAGCTCGCGGGACTGCTCGGCGGCCCGGTCACGTCGTTCATGTGGTATCCAATAATGCTGTTCGAGGTGGCGCTGGCGCTGTGGCTGATCATCAAAGGCGTCGCCGCGCCGGCGCCGAGGCAACCGGCCTGA